One genomic window of Paeniglutamicibacter sp. Y32M11 includes the following:
- the hpf gene encoding ribosome hibernation-promoting factor, HPF/YfiA family, whose amino-acid sequence MEMTINGRNVSVTDRFREYVDEKIDKVDQLATKIQRLDIKVTKEQHARNADSALTVELTVLGRGPAIRAEAKAADKFAAFDTAFAKLLERLRKARDRRKVHHGTRTPKAVHEATSGLEPAASSIPLHESTRLAQQEEEARLAEEAALNGAPPIEIRRKVFPAETMSVDDAVDRMEMIGHPFYLFVDAATGAHSVLYARKTKGDQQYSYGTITLDPDATDEATVETRGYREAAPVNA is encoded by the coding sequence ATGGAGATGACGATCAACGGACGCAATGTCAGTGTTACGGATCGCTTTCGCGAATACGTAGACGAGAAGATCGATAAGGTCGATCAACTTGCCACGAAGATCCAGCGCTTGGACATTAAAGTCACCAAGGAGCAGCACGCACGAAACGCGGATTCTGCTCTGACCGTTGAGTTGACGGTGTTGGGTAGGGGTCCTGCAATCCGTGCTGAGGCAAAAGCCGCGGATAAGTTTGCGGCATTCGACACCGCCTTCGCCAAGTTGCTTGAGCGTCTGCGCAAGGCACGGGATCGCCGCAAGGTTCACCACGGCACCCGGACACCAAAGGCTGTCCACGAGGCCACCAGTGGTCTGGAACCAGCGGCCAGCTCGATCCCGCTGCACGAATCCACCCGGCTTGCTCAGCAAGAGGAAGAAGCACGGCTGGCCGAAGAAGCCGCATTAAACGGCGCCCCGCCCATCGAAATTCGCCGCAAGGTCTTCCCTGCCGAAACCATGAGTGTTGATGACGCCGTGGACCGCATGGAAATGATTGGACACCCGTTCTATCTCTTCGTTGATGCGGCCACCGGTGCCCATTCGGTCCTCTACGCTCGAAAGACCAAGGGAGACCAGCAATATTCTTATGGCACCATCACACTGGATCCGGATGCCACAGATGAGGCAACGGTCGAGACCCGTGGTTACCGCGAGGCGGCTCCGGTCAACGCTTAG
- the mtrB gene encoding MtrAB system histidine kinase MtrB: MNSLPPHQPLRGPNTVLPTDVLVPAAPKVPWYGRAVGAVVQVKAKTRSRWTRSLLFRTVISAVVLTAVALLGAGAFLSNQIATGLFQERFNQVESESLRGLNQVRSIFDSAATTDRSSTHSLVTSTLKILEGDTALVPRDFVLVPLRGADNLYVGPTASGDLTSRIVPEALSTQIQESNAVYWQSIELNAGPNAGPGLIFGTKVTLPPGTEYGLYLVYDLTSVQKTLDFINRAMSLVGGILLLVVGGITWYVTRAVVRPVAAAAQVSEKLASGELDERMKVSGEDEIARLGHSFNHMATSLQEQINQLASLSQMQQRFVSDVSHELRTPLTTVRMAAEVLYDAREDFDPINKRSSELLYNQVERFQILLNDLLEVSRFDAGVAVLDADPTDLVSVARRVIDAANPHAEAMGSVLRLGTPSGGAVAEMDARRIERVVRNLVMNAIEHGEGNPIDITVAGNDNAVAISVRDRGIGMSPESAHRVFDRFWRADPARARTTGGSGLGLSIAFEDTRLHAGRLEAWGERGVGSCFRLTLPRLLGQEIVASPLPLEPIVLADAILDSGMVVSFPLTGEIPAIGFKPAAPLIPDENSGHDERTGSEHPQGRQHPHE, encoded by the coding sequence ATGAATTCTCTCCCGCCGCACCAACCCCTGCGGGGGCCCAACACCGTGTTGCCAACGGATGTGCTGGTGCCAGCTGCGCCCAAAGTTCCCTGGTACGGCCGGGCCGTGGGGGCCGTGGTGCAGGTCAAGGCGAAGACCCGTTCGCGTTGGACCCGCTCGCTGCTCTTCCGCACCGTGATCTCTGCCGTCGTGTTGACCGCGGTGGCGTTGCTGGGTGCCGGCGCGTTCCTGTCAAACCAGATTGCTACAGGACTCTTTCAGGAACGATTTAATCAGGTCGAGTCCGAGTCGTTGCGTGGGCTGAATCAGGTCCGCTCGATCTTCGATTCGGCAGCCACCACGGATCGCAGTAGCACCCACTCACTGGTCACCAGCACGCTGAAAATCCTCGAGGGCGATACCGCCTTGGTGCCGCGTGACTTTGTTTTGGTTCCGCTGCGCGGGGCCGACAACCTCTACGTGGGTCCCACAGCCAGTGGCGATCTCACCTCCCGGATCGTCCCGGAGGCGCTGTCCACGCAGATCCAAGAGTCCAACGCCGTCTACTGGCAATCCATCGAGCTCAACGCCGGGCCCAATGCCGGACCCGGACTGATCTTCGGGACGAAGGTGACCTTGCCACCGGGCACCGAATACGGTCTCTACCTGGTTTATGACCTGACCAGCGTGCAAAAGACCCTCGACTTCATTAACCGCGCCATGAGCCTGGTCGGCGGGATTCTGCTGCTGGTGGTTGGCGGCATCACCTGGTACGTCACCCGTGCGGTGGTCCGCCCGGTGGCAGCAGCGGCGCAGGTCTCCGAGAAGCTAGCCTCCGGTGAGCTTGATGAACGCATGAAGGTCTCCGGCGAGGATGAAATCGCCAGACTTGGCCACTCGTTTAATCACATGGCGACATCACTGCAGGAACAGATCAATCAGCTGGCGTCGCTCTCGCAGATGCAGCAGCGCTTCGTTTCGGATGTCTCCCATGAACTGCGAACGCCCCTGACCACGGTGCGGATGGCAGCGGAGGTACTCTATGACGCCCGCGAAGACTTCGACCCGATCAATAAGCGCAGCTCTGAGCTGTTGTACAACCAGGTTGAACGGTTCCAGATCCTGCTCAACGACCTGCTAGAGGTATCGCGCTTTGACGCCGGCGTGGCGGTACTGGACGCTGACCCCACCGATCTGGTGTCGGTGGCCAGACGCGTGATCGACGCGGCAAATCCACATGCCGAGGCCATGGGCTCGGTGCTGCGGTTAGGCACCCCATCCGGGGGAGCCGTGGCAGAAATGGACGCCCGGCGCATCGAACGCGTGGTTCGGAACTTGGTCATGAACGCCATCGAACACGGCGAGGGTAATCCCATCGATATCACCGTCGCCGGAAATGACAACGCCGTTGCCATCTCCGTACGCGACCGTGGCATTGGCATGAGCCCGGAATCTGCGCACCGAGTCTTTGACAGGTTCTGGCGAGCAGATCCGGCCCGTGCCCGCACCACCGGTGGCTCGGGCCTCGGCCTGTCGATCGCCTTTGAAGATACCCGGCTGCACGCCGGGCGGTTGGAGGCGTGGGGTGAGCGCGGGGTGGGTTCCTGTTTCCGGCTGACTCTGCCGCGTCTGCTGGGACAGGAAATTGTGGCATCTCCGCTCCCGCTGGAGCCCATCGTGCTGGCCGATGCGATCCTAGACAGCGGAATGGTTGTCTCCTTCCCGCTGACCGGGGAAATTCCGGCCATCGGATTCAAACCTGCCGCGCCGTTGATTCCCGACGAAAATTCGGGCCATGACGAACGCACCGGTAGCGAGCACCCGCAAGGAAGGCAACACCCACATGAGTAG
- a CDS encoding LpqB family beta-propeller domain-containing protein: MSRNRAAGMRLFAVLAAILLVITGCASIPRNSPVQSIAPEGTLDENNVVFNGTGPVKDATPTEIVEGFIEAGIDAQNDYKVAREFLNPKASGIWKGTVRTLVYDARPSVISGAEPNTFTIQMEVISEVDAAGILTEMPPHTTRAVDVSLVQVDGQWRISKLPDGIMMEKNQFSHVFAPQTLYFYDVGYQYAVPDVRWFLTRTGVAASMVEALLAGPAPYLENAVVSAFPEGSALVRSSVPIESQRATVDLTSATFIDSTELSRQQMEQQLELTLSGLGGVSSVLMSDEQSEIKLSAADPAFVAAEVNPAVPDTQIGIKDNALYFLKGQSPSLVGGINDIAGYQPRLPAMSPLGNRFAFLDSTRSKLVAIDEEGSSSVVATGTDLVRPSMDAFGWTWTVDNSASTRILAVPEDIAVNGKVRPITASEFTKAKISSLRVSRDGTRALIVSIKNGESSVSISGILRDSDGAPRGFAPPKQIYPSVPVTQAVWNSDVSIIVSTTSATEKVEAQEISLTGTTVTYLPLLGLLDLSAGPGDRRQVYAETKEKIHTRVGSSWHIMDVMVRDLSYPG; the protein is encoded by the coding sequence ATGAGTAGGAACAGGGCAGCGGGAATGCGATTATTTGCCGTGCTGGCGGCCATCCTGTTGGTGATCACCGGGTGTGCGTCCATCCCACGCAACTCACCGGTGCAGTCCATCGCCCCGGAAGGAACCTTGGACGAGAACAATGTGGTCTTTAATGGCACCGGCCCGGTCAAGGATGCAACACCGACCGAAATCGTCGAGGGTTTCATCGAGGCGGGCATCGACGCCCAGAACGACTACAAGGTAGCCCGCGAATTTCTGAACCCCAAGGCCTCGGGAATCTGGAAGGGCACGGTGCGGACCCTGGTCTATGACGCACGCCCCTCGGTGATATCCGGGGCCGAGCCGAACACCTTCACCATTCAGATGGAGGTCATCTCCGAGGTGGATGCCGCAGGCATTTTGACCGAAATGCCCCCGCACACCACTCGTGCCGTTGATGTTTCTCTGGTCCAGGTCGACGGCCAGTGGCGCATCTCGAAGCTGCCCGACGGCATCATGATGGAGAAGAACCAGTTCTCTCATGTCTTCGCCCCGCAGACCCTGTACTTCTACGATGTTGGCTACCAATATGCCGTCCCGGATGTGCGCTGGTTCCTCACCCGCACCGGAGTTGCTGCCTCCATGGTCGAGGCGCTCTTAGCCGGCCCCGCTCCATACCTTGAAAATGCCGTTGTTTCGGCCTTCCCCGAGGGCAGTGCATTGGTCCGTTCTTCGGTACCCATCGAGTCCCAAAGGGCCACCGTCGACCTGACCTCGGCAACATTTATCGATTCCACCGAGCTCTCGCGCCAGCAGATGGAGCAGCAGCTGGAGTTGACGCTGAGCGGTCTCGGTGGGGTCAGCTCGGTACTGATGAGTGATGAGCAGTCGGAGATCAAGCTCAGCGCCGCAGATCCAGCGTTTGTGGCGGCCGAGGTGAACCCAGCGGTGCCCGACACTCAGATCGGCATCAAGGACAACGCGCTGTACTTCCTCAAGGGGCAGTCACCCAGCCTGGTCGGTGGCATCAATGACATTGCCGGCTACCAGCCGCGACTGCCGGCCATGAGCCCACTGGGCAACCGCTTTGCGTTCCTCGACTCGACACGTTCCAAGCTGGTCGCCATCGATGAGGAAGGCAGTTCCTCGGTGGTCGCCACCGGCACAGACTTGGTCCGCCCCAGTATGGATGCCTTCGGGTGGACCTGGACCGTGGATAACTCGGCCAGCACCCGAATCCTTGCGGTTCCGGAGGATATCGCCGTCAACGGCAAGGTTAGACCGATCACCGCGAGCGAGTTCACCAAGGCAAAAATTTCGTCATTGAGGGTCTCCCGCGATGGCACGCGCGCTCTGATCGTTTCGATAAAAAACGGGGAATCAAGTGTGTCGATTAGCGGCATTTTGCGTGACAGCGACGGTGCGCCGCGAGGATTTGCCCCACCGAAGCAGATTTACCCCAGCGTTCCGGTGACCCAAGCGGTCTGGAACTCAGATGTCTCGATCATCGTCTCGACCACCAGCGCCACCGAGAAAGTCGAAGCACAAGAGATCAGCCTGACCGGCACCACCGTGACGTATCTGCCGCTATTGGGACTGCTGGATCTTTCGGCAGGCCCGGGGGACCGCCGTCAGGTGTATGCCGAGACCAAGGAGAAGATCCACACACGCGTGGGTAGTTCATGGCACATCATGGACGTGATGGTCAGGGACCTTTCGTACCCCGGTTAA
- a CDS encoding ComF family protein, which yields MRAALRGTAALLLPVACVCCGRPDFTICAACGTALRAGVLHPRRVEQWAEALPLNPHQEPLPVLAAGSYQHELAAVILAFKNHQMPGLAPVLVPALARAVREGITTLTTFGSPVVLVPVPIRLAARSRRGYFPVGMLLKGLRHSGVLPSAVLVENLLRYRGSYQFTGAQKGKSRQARVSVRNTMQAHGSQKTAQLVARGAQVLLIDDVLTTGATLADAQRSLADSGLVLCGAVVVAATPAPDEKRVVR from the coding sequence ATGCGTGCCGCCCTACGTGGTACGGCCGCGTTGTTGCTGCCGGTCGCCTGCGTCTGCTGCGGACGGCCAGATTTCACCATCTGTGCTGCCTGCGGGACTGCTTTGCGCGCTGGGGTCCTGCACCCGCGACGGGTCGAGCAATGGGCAGAAGCGCTGCCACTAAATCCGCATCAGGAGCCCCTCCCGGTTCTGGCAGCAGGTTCCTACCAACACGAATTGGCGGCCGTCATTCTGGCCTTCAAAAACCACCAGATGCCAGGCCTCGCTCCCGTTCTAGTGCCGGCGCTGGCCAGAGCGGTGCGCGAAGGCATAACCACGCTGACCACGTTTGGGTCGCCGGTCGTATTAGTTCCGGTGCCCATTCGTCTTGCCGCCCGGTCTCGGCGCGGCTATTTTCCGGTGGGCATGTTGTTAAAAGGTCTACGGCATTCCGGCGTATTGCCTAGCGCGGTGCTGGTGGAAAATCTTCTGAGGTACCGCGGCAGCTACCAGTTCACGGGTGCGCAAAAGGGTAAGAGCCGACAAGCCAGAGTCTCGGTGCGCAACACGATGCAGGCACACGGGTCACAAAAAACGGCCCAACTGGTGGCACGCGGGGCACAAGTGCTGCTCATTGACGACGTGTTGACCACCGGGGCCACGCTCGCCGATGCGCAGCGTTCCCTAGCGGATTCCGGGCTTGTACTGTGCGGAGCCGTGGTCGTGGCAGCAACGCCCGCACCTGATGAGAAACGTGTTGTTCGCTGA
- a CDS encoding winged helix-turn-helix domain-containing protein, translated as MNRSLSLSQARRVAVAAQGLHKVRPTTPVTLGAVGRTFARLELIQIDSVNVLSRAQYLPIYSRLGPYPLELLDRLAVRHPRQAVEYWAHEASLVRSEHFGDLVPWQRRKWIGSLKTLDEDGRVLAEQILDLLDTRQAMTSREISTELGHQHVKVNDAWGWNWSVVKRALEALFAEGLIGTEGRNSAFERRYTSLHKVFPKGIPATTPDGRAGMERLLVAAARAHGVGSAHCLADYFRLPVRQSAVVLEELAERGTLERANIVGISETYYLLPGTKVPRKAAGRALLGPFDSMVFNRRRLENLFGFTYRLEIYTPSAKRVYGYYVLPFLLRERMVARVDLKADRSSGRLLVRGSFAEPGAPGDTAVELAAELLLMAKWLGLNEVVVSQHGNLAAALEFSLSSPETGQKPQVKAISHVD; from the coding sequence ATGAACAGGTCGCTTAGTCTTTCTCAGGCCCGCCGTGTTGCCGTAGCTGCCCAAGGTTTGCACAAGGTTCGGCCCACCACACCAGTAACTCTTGGTGCGGTGGGCCGGACCTTTGCGCGTCTTGAGCTTATCCAGATCGACTCGGTTAACGTGCTGTCTCGCGCGCAGTACCTTCCCATCTATTCGCGTCTTGGCCCCTATCCTCTCGAACTTTTGGATCGCCTCGCGGTGCGCCATCCCCGGCAAGCCGTTGAATACTGGGCACACGAGGCGTCGTTGGTACGTAGCGAGCACTTTGGCGACCTGGTGCCCTGGCAGCGTCGAAAGTGGATCGGCAGCCTAAAAACGCTCGATGAGGACGGCAGAGTCTTGGCCGAGCAGATTCTTGACTTGTTGGATACGCGTCAAGCAATGACATCTCGGGAGATTTCCACGGAGCTCGGACACCAGCACGTGAAGGTTAACGACGCGTGGGGTTGGAATTGGTCGGTGGTTAAAAGGGCCTTGGAGGCACTTTTCGCCGAAGGACTAATTGGCACCGAGGGCAGAAATAGTGCCTTCGAGCGCCGCTACACCTCGCTGCACAAGGTGTTCCCGAAGGGTATCCCCGCAACCACCCCGGATGGGCGAGCCGGCATGGAGCGATTGCTCGTGGCTGCGGCGCGTGCTCATGGCGTGGGGAGCGCGCACTGCCTCGCCGATTATTTTCGGCTCCCGGTTCGGCAAAGCGCGGTCGTTCTGGAAGAACTTGCCGAACGCGGCACCCTTGAACGTGCCAATATCGTCGGAATCAGCGAGACGTACTACCTGCTGCCCGGTACCAAGGTTCCGCGTAAGGCTGCCGGTCGAGCTCTGCTGGGTCCCTTCGATTCCATGGTCTTTAATCGCAGACGCCTCGAGAATCTGTTTGGGTTCACCTATCGCCTAGAAATCTATACGCCGTCAGCCAAACGTGTTTATGGCTATTACGTCTTGCCTTTCCTCTTAAGGGAGCGAATGGTGGCCCGGGTTGATCTGAAAGCCGATCGAAGTTCGGGTCGGCTATTGGTCCGCGGTTCCTTCGCAGAACCGGGGGCGCCGGGGGACACAGCGGTTGAACTGGCCGCCGAATTGCTGTTGATGGCGAAGTGGCTCGGCCTCAACGAGGTGGTCGTTTCGCAACATGGGAATCTGGCCGCGGCCTTGGAGTTTTCCTTGAGCTCACCCGAAACCGGTCAAAAGCCACAAGTGAAAGCAATCTCTCACGTAGACTGA